From one Thermomicrobiales bacterium genomic stretch:
- a CDS encoding dihydrodipicolinate synthase family protein, producing the protein MTGVRGVVPAIVTPFDSNGEVDHASLNRVVGEQRAAGADGLLALGLAGEGIYLTFEERAAVLATVLAAAGDLPVLAGCTADTTDDACRLVTMANRLGAAEVMVAPPRRPDWTRDDLRAHFGRVAAATDGQVMIQDAPFAIGVELGVEFVLELAEAFPNVRSYKVEALPYWSNATRARKVAGGRLRILGGHGGLYLLDVLDSGADGLIPGCDLTRELVDAWAAYQAGDRAGAEQIYLRILPFLVYEAQSLGLLVGSAKTILARQGVIATTTSRLPDAQLTNETVQRLLTTACNCGILSEDSSADQA; encoded by the coding sequence ATGACAGGTGTGCGCGGGGTTGTTCCCGCGATCGTAACGCCGTTCGATTCGAACGGCGAGGTCGATCATGCGTCACTCAACAGGGTCGTTGGTGAACAACGGGCGGCCGGCGCCGATGGGCTTCTGGCTCTCGGGCTTGCCGGAGAGGGGATCTACCTCACGTTCGAGGAGCGGGCAGCGGTCCTCGCGACCGTGCTCGCCGCTGCGGGCGACCTGCCGGTTCTGGCGGGCTGCACGGCAGATACGACCGACGACGCCTGCCGGCTGGTCACGATGGCCAACCGTCTCGGGGCCGCCGAAGTCATGGTCGCGCCACCGCGTCGGCCAGACTGGACTCGCGATGACCTTCGCGCACACTTCGGCCGCGTCGCGGCAGCGACCGACGGGCAGGTGATGATTCAGGACGCTCCGTTTGCGATCGGCGTCGAGCTGGGTGTCGAGTTCGTGTTGGAGCTGGCCGAGGCGTTTCCCAACGTGCGGTCATACAAGGTCGAGGCGCTGCCCTACTGGTCCAACGCGACCCGTGCGCGGAAGGTCGCCGGTGGCCGGCTCCGCATCCTTGGCGGCCACGGCGGACTCTATCTGCTCGATGTTCTCGACTCGGGCGCGGACGGGCTGATCCCCGGCTGTGACCTGACGCGCGAGCTCGTTGACGCATGGGCTGCATACCAGGCTGGCGACCGGGCAGGGGCCGAACAGATCTATCTACGGATCCTGCCGTTCCTCGTCTACGAGGCACAGTCGCTCGGACTGCTCGTTGGCAGCGCGAAGACGATTCTTGCTCGACAAGGCGTCATCGCGACGACGACAAGCCGGCTTCCAGACGCGCAGCTTACCAACGAAACCGTA
- a CDS encoding mandelate racemase/muconate lactonizing enzyme family protein codes for MASHRGPLCQLDSYISLTTCDDVGARNTHVSDRKVVGDVTRITRATTYLVGNPWKNWLFLRLDTDQPGLYGLGEGTLNAFGRTVETAIHELAPRYQGMDPFQVETIVQRMTRDLYSDGGQIHGNAVAAIEEACWDIIGKETGRPVYDLIGGRYHESLPVYANGWYTGPRTPEAFAERAAEVVARGYRALKFDPFGAAWRVMSPAERTLSLEIVAGVREAVGPNIQIMIEGHSRFSVAEAIWVGERLVDYEPAWFEEPIAHQHIGATAEVARRISVPVATGESFTSTQQFAELLSHNSVHILQPDPGNMGGIWRTRQVCAMADAHYAVVAPHQAQGPICTAVCVQLGAATPNLMIQELFDEFNSGWEREIVEPPVVVRDGAIVVPDRPGLGIDLNWSEVEKHPYQAQNFLPLFAPGWERRIGDEGGDR; via the coding sequence ATGGCTAGCCATCGCGGCCCACTCTGCCAGCTCGACAGTTACATCAGCCTGACGACCTGCGATGATGTGGGCGCGCGAAACACGCACGTGTCAGATCGGAAGGTGGTTGGCGACGTGACACGGATCACGCGGGCGACGACGTACCTCGTTGGGAATCCATGGAAGAACTGGCTCTTTCTTCGGCTCGACACCGATCAGCCGGGTCTTTACGGCCTGGGAGAGGGGACGCTCAACGCATTCGGTCGCACCGTTGAGACCGCGATCCACGAGCTTGCGCCACGCTATCAGGGGATGGATCCGTTTCAGGTCGAAACAATCGTCCAGCGGATGACTCGGGACCTTTACTCCGATGGTGGACAGATCCACGGCAATGCTGTCGCAGCGATCGAGGAAGCCTGCTGGGACATTATTGGTAAGGAAACAGGCCGGCCAGTCTACGATCTGATTGGCGGACGCTATCACGAATCGTTGCCCGTCTATGCCAACGGCTGGTACACCGGCCCGCGCACCCCTGAGGCGTTCGCGGAGCGAGCCGCCGAAGTCGTCGCAAGGGGCTATCGCGCGCTGAAGTTCGATCCCTTCGGGGCGGCCTGGCGAGTGATGTCGCCGGCCGAGCGAACGCTCTCTCTGGAGATCGTAGCCGGTGTCCGAGAGGCGGTCGGGCCGAATATCCAGATCATGATCGAGGGCCACAGCCGTTTCAGCGTGGCAGAGGCTATCTGGGTTGGTGAGCGCCTGGTCGATTATGAGCCGGCCTGGTTCGAGGAACCCATCGCTCATCAGCATATCGGCGCCACCGCGGAAGTCGCGCGCCGAATTTCCGTTCCAGTGGCCACCGGCGAGAGCTTCACCAGCACCCAGCAGTTTGCCGAGCTCCTGTCGCACAATTCGGTTCACATACTCCAGCCAGATCCCGGCAACATGGGCGGCATCTGGCGAACGAGGCAGGTGTGCGCAATGGCGGACGCACACTACGCAGTCGTCGCACCACATCAGGCCCAGGGGCCGATCTGCACCGCCGTCTGTGTCCAGCTCGGCGCAGCAACGCCGAATCTGATGATTCAGGAGCTATTCGATGAGTTCAACTCCGGCTGGGAGCGCGAGATCGTGGAGCCTCCGGTGGTGGTGCGTGATGGCGCGATTGTTGTGCCGGATCGGCCCGGGCTCGGCATAGACCTGAACTGGAGCGAGGTCGAAAAGCATCCGTATCAGGCCCAGAACTTCCTGCCGTTGTTCGCGCCCGGCTGGGAACGACGCATAGGTGACGAGGGCGGTGACCGATGA